CTCAGCAGTGCCTGTCCTTGCCTTGGTGGCACTGAGGGGCCCGTGGGAGAAGCTGGTTTGGTGCCAGGGAGCATCTCTGCTGCATGGCAGGGAGGGACTCTGGCTCAGTGGCAGCGAGGGGTGCTAGGTCGGTGGCAGTGAGGGTCCCTGGCTCGGTGGAGGTGAGGAGCCGTGGCTTGCTCACCATGAGGGTCCCTTGCTCTCTGGCAGGAAGGGACACTGGCTCCAGAGCAGTTGGGCTGCTGGCCCCTGTCAGGGGTGCCCAGGCCACAGAGCCATGGGGCAGCTGTGATCAGCCCCACATCTGCCATGGGTTGCTCAGTGGGATGGTCTTTGTCCCCACCACCCTGAGAGCCCAGGGCTGGTTCCTGGCCAATGCAGCCCTGAAGTCCTGCCCTTTGCCTCTGCAGCCCCCGGCCCTCTGCCCGACTTGGGCTTTGTGCAGCCACAGGGTGCTCAGGGCTGGGAGGCACCGCTGCACCCCGGGGGGAGCTGCATTTAGGTGCTGGGTGGGGGTGGCCTGTCACAGCTGGGTCTCCAGGGTGAACCCAAAGTGTAGATGGATTGTTCTTTGCCGTGAGGCAGGTTCTGCAGCCCCTCCGAGGAGAGAGCGAACTTTGCTTGGTTGTCTCATCAGAGTGTTAACTCTGAAGGCTAATGACAACGCCCCCTTGCTGGAGCTGATGTCTGAGGCAGCAGGAAGAGGCGCTGCCATGGCTGTACCCCCAGCATGAGAGCTGTCTGTTGGGGTCCCCTCAGTGCGGGGGTGTTCACAGCCAGCAGTGCCTGtcgctgctgcccctgcccctgctgtgTTTTGGTCTATGGGTCAGTGTGGGGCACTCCACATCTGGCATTGGTGGTTCAGTGGTAGAATTCTCGCCTGCCACGCGGGAGGCCCGGGTTCGATTCCCGGCCAATGCAGCATCTGTAGCTTTTGCACCCCGCTGTCCCTCTGGGGTTGCTGAGGGGACCCCAGAGCCTCTCTCTTTGGCACCCGCCGGCACCTGCACAGCCCCCCCGCAGTGGCatcgctggctgggcagagcagaGCCATGGGCCTTTGTTGACTCCCGAGGGGCTGTGGCCAAGAGCTGCCTTGGGGCTTGGTGGCCGTGAGTGTCCATGGCTCAGGGACGGTGGAGGACACTGGTTTGGTGGCAGTGAGTGTCCCTGTCTCAGGGCCAGTGATTGTCCATGGCTTGGTGGCCATGAGGATCCCTGGCTTGGTGGCAGTAAGTCACCCTGGCTTTCAGTGGCAATGAGAGTCCCTGGCTCAGAGACAGTGACACCACCTTGGTGGCAGTGATTGTCACAGGCTAGAGGCAGTGTTCATGGCTTGGTGGGGGTAAGGGTCCTTGGCCTAGGGCAATGGGGGCTGTTTGGGAATGGGAGGTGCTGCTGCACCCTGGAGGCAGCTGTGGCTGGATGCTGGGTGGGGGTGGCCTGTCACAGCTGGGTCTCCAGGGTGAACCCAAAGCATGGCTGGCTTGTCCTGTGCCGTGGGGCAGGTTCTGCAGCCTCTCCAAAGAGATTGTGAGCTTTGCTCATCATCTCATCAGAGTGTTAACTCTGAAGGCTAATGACAATGCCCCCTTGCTGGAGGTAATGTCTGAGGCAGCAGGAAGAGGTGCTGCCATGGCTGTACCCCCAGCATGAGAGCTGTCTGTTGGGGTCCCCTCAGTGGGGGGGATTCACAGCCGGCAGTGCCTGtcgctgctgcccctgcccctgcccctgctgggTTTGGGTCCGTGGGTCAGGTCTGTGGGGCACTCCACATCTGGCATTGGTGGTTCAGTGGTAGAATTCTCGCCTGCCACGCGGGAGGCCCGGGTTCGATTCCCGGCCGATGCAGCATCTGTAGCTTTTGCACCCTGGTGTCCCTGGGGGGTGACCTCGGGGGCTGCCGCGGTGCCTGGAGGGATTTGGCACCCCCCTGGTACCACTGTCTGCTGTGGTCCCTGTGTGGGTGTACAGTCCCCCCGGGGTGGCATCATTGGTGGGGCAGACCCAGTGCACCTTGGTGACTCCTGAAGGGCTGTGGCAGGGAGTTGAGGGGAGGGGGTTCTTGGTGGCTGCCGTGAGGGGCACTGGCCTGGGAGCATTGGAAGATAAGACACTGGGTTGGTGGCACTAAGCATCCCTGGTTCAAAGGCCAGTGAGTGTCCATGGCTCGACGACAGTGAGGGTCCCTGGTTTGGTGGCAATGACAGTCCATGGCTCAGCAACAGGAAGTCACCTTCGCCCAGGGGCAGTCAGTGTGTCCCTGGTTTAGTGGCAATGAGAGTCCTTGCCTTGGTGGCAGTGAGGGTCCCTGGCCCAGGGCAATGGGGGATGCTTGGGGCTGGGAGGCACCGCCACAGcccagaggcagctgcatttaGGTGCTGGGTGGGGGTGGCCTGTCACAGCTGGGTCTCCAGGGTGAACCCAAAGTGTGGCTGGCTTGTCCTGTGCCGTGAGGCAGGTTCTGCAGCCCCTCCGAGGAGAGAGCGAACTTTGCTTGGTCATCTCATCAGAGTGTTAACTCTGAAGGCTAATGACAACACCCCCCTTGCTGGAGCTGATGTCTGAGGCAGCAGGAAGAGGTGCTGCCATGAGAGCTGTCTGTCGGGGTCCCCTCAGTGGGGGGGATTCACAGCCGGCAGTGCCTGTcactgctgcccctgcccctgctgggTTTGGGTCCGTGGGTCAGGTCTGTGGGGCACTCCACATCTGGCATTGGTGGTTCAGTGGTAGAATTCTCGCCTGCCACGCGGGAGGCCCGGGTTCGATTCCCGGCCAATGCAGCATCTGTAGCTTTTGCACCCtggtgtcccggggggggggcttggtGACACCCCGGTGACCTTGTGACCTGTCCCTGCAGACAgatgtggaggtggtggtggccgACCTGGTGAAGCTGGTCCACAGTGGGGGTGCTGAGAGCAGGAGGAAGGCCGTGCGCCCCAAGGCGCTGCTGGACAACTGCCTCAAGGTCATGCGGATGCTCTACGGGGTGCCCTGTGAGTGGGGACCGGgccgtggggggggggtgtcctgtgTGGGGGCCACGTGTGGGGGTCCTGTCGCACGTGGTGACGCCTGTCCCCCTCTGCCCAGGTCGGTGGGAGTCCACCTAACACTGCAGAAGACCCCTTGCTTGATGCCTTCTCCTTGCCCTGGAGCCTGGgatgctgcctctgctctgctcccccaccccagcagagcctcttggggggggtccccaaggaAGGTGCAACAGGGGGACAAATGCCACCCTCTCCAGGACCAAACACTCTCCCCCTCCAGGACCCTGGGACTTTCCACAGCCACAGGGTCAGCCCCATCCGAAATGCCAGGCACCTTCTACATGggtgtgggctggggggggcttggACACAGCCTCCCCCCATGGGCAAGCCACTGctggctgcggggagggggagacacgctgccctgcccgcagcaggGGTGAGGGCATCGCTCGGTTCctcttggtttgtattttttcctcagctttcattAAACACCAGTTAATTCTCTAGTGTTGCAGCTCAGCGTCCAACCGGGTCGCGGGAACCTCCAACCTTACCCGAAATAAAGGACCAGCAGAGAGAACCCCAGCTGCCTCCGCTGCCTCCTCATTTGGGGTGTCAGTCCCCTCCCTCGCCTTTGTGGGGGAGATACTCGCCCCAATACAGCGACCCCCAGAACTACGGTCTGGCGAGCCACCTCCGTCAGCCGTGGCTGCTTCCCCAGCAAGAAAACATCTGGATTTGTTTGTTGTGCTTGGCAGTGAGGTGCAGGCAGTgcgcaggaggggctgggggctggctggctgcctccccccttcccagctTAGTTAATTACCTTAATCAGCTATTAGAGCCCTTAATTGGTGTATTCCTGGCTGCAGGCTGCTTAGGCTTACAAGTCTATGAGAGCGTGCAGGTGAGGCTGTGGGCACTGCAGAACAAGCGGATGCAATGTCTTCTtcctccgccgcctcctccccgtTCATGTTTATATAAAGCCCACGCAGAGCTCATATAAAGCCCACCAACTATGATCCGCCGCTTGATAAAGGGCTTTAATTCGAGGGACCCCCTTGCCCATCCCTGCTGGCTTTAACAAATATCCCCCAGCTGCTCTGGGGACCCACCTGGGGCTGCCCGAGCCCCTGGGGCTGAgctcccacctcctgctccctcACATCAAGTGTGGGAATGGTCCCCCCTGCTCCTCCACCGTGGGAAAAAACAAAGCTGCCCCAGCAAAAAGTGACCCTGACCGAGCATCCCAGCAGCAAACAGCTGGACTCCAGACTTGCCAAAGCCCTGCGTTTCCAGCCCAAGTGCCCACTTGAGATgtgatgtgtttttttttccgGTCCCTCTTTCAAGGGATGGCTTCAAAAATGTCAACTGAGAGCCACAACAGAAATGCCCTCATGTGATGGGGGATTGAAGCCTGTTTGCAATACCTCGTGCTGTACTGTGAGATGGGATGGATGCAGGGAGGGTCAGCCCGGGGGGTGCTGAGATCCCAGAAGACATGCCTAGGGATGTGCTACGGCTTGGGAGAGGCTCCTGCTCTGAAACCCCCAGCTGCTGAAAGAGGAAGAGCCTTTGCTGGCCTTGaaccagcagaaagaaaagcccaTCAGCATCCTTGGGGTGGGCACAGAAAGGCCGACTGGTTTGGGGGGAGCCAGGCTCAGCAAGACGAGACCTGGGCTCCAGTAAGGATGCCCCATGCCTGCAGTTTCGGGGCTGTCTGGGATGCCCCCAGGCCACCACCGCAGTTAGCTTATGGCCATAGAGTGGGGCTGTATCCAGACCTGCCCCTCGGGCAGTGTGAGGATGCCCGAGGGGGATCCCTCAGCTCCAGGGAATGCCCCAGTGGAGCCTGGCACCGAGATGCAGGACCACGCTTGGAgcatccttccctctgctgccccagcccaACTCAGCATCCCTGGGGGGTGGGCAGCGACCCCAGCTCTCACCCCACGAACAGGggttccctgccctccccccacAGATCCAAAAACGAGCCTGGAAATGACAATTAATTAACTTTACTGAGGTCTTACCAGGGCAGGCTCTGCCCTCTCCAGTCCCAGAAGGTGCCATTGCTGGTGGCTGAGAGCCGGGCCAGCAGCCGCAAGACGCCCTGTACACTCTCCTCCTCTGTCACCGGGTCCTGCTGGACTCAAGGGCacggggaaaagaaaaataagcccaccgcccccctgctcccagcacccccagcttGCGGCGTGGTGGGATGCCAGGTCCAGCCAGGGTAGGTTGGGAGAGGCTGGAGATGCTCTAGCAGCCAAGGGATGTGGCTTTGCACAAATTAATCGTCCCTAATTTGGGTGCTATAAGAATGGAGGTTAATTTTGTGGttcctaataaaaaaaagtgactcATTTGTTCCCTCCGCAAGCCAGCGTGGGGGTAAGACCTGCCTAGCTATGCT
Above is a genomic segment from Harpia harpyja isolate bHarHar1 chromosome 9, bHarHar1 primary haplotype, whole genome shotgun sequence containing:
- the IL34 gene encoding interleukin-34 isoform X1, with the protein product MQQGYAAVLCVLAVLGLEAAAPGECELTRLLQDKLQYEMRLRYMKHYFPINYTVQVQYEEVLRPSNITRLRNGTVSEAALRYLWFHVSSQAVLRIREVLPERHPSWKYTQELCQLFDALGKEYSKYRQVGGSPPNTAEDPLLDAFSLPWSLGCCLCSAPPPQQSLLGGVPKEGATGGQMPPSPGPNTLPLQDPGTFHSHRVSPIRNARHLLHGCGLGGAWTQPPPMGKPLLAAGRGRHAALPAAGVRASLGSSWFVFFPQLSLNTS